The following nucleotide sequence is from Mytilus trossulus isolate FHL-02 chromosome 9, PNRI_Mtr1.1.1.hap1, whole genome shotgun sequence.
taataataaaacaaaccaaaaaaaaaaaatgcaataatatTGACTACCTTGAGCGGCTTAATAAGCTTATGTACCCTGTGAACAAAATCTCAAGGCAGAATTGTGGCATGGGTTCTCCTGCCATATATGATTGTAAAATAGCAGAACACATTCGGCAATTTGCATTTgcgctgatttttttttttaatttgcgccgatttttttctattctctGTGGAAAAGCATCCATAATTGCGTTATGCATTTCTTGTTCAAAGTGAATATGCATATAACCTCGGCCACAAAGGAAAGATGTTTTTGACGGAAGAGATCGCAAATTATTTGCATATCACTTCATAATACTGTTCATCTTTCGCTGGTAATAAAATGGCGTAAATATGAGGTACGCAGTTTCCATTTTTACATCTGTGTAAAGTATATAACTGATAAAAGTATGTCGGACAGCACTTCAACGGTCCATCTATAAAAATTGCAGACATATCATTACAAATACATTTAAGTTGAGGTGTGTAGAAAAAATGAGTATACCTTTACGCGATCGTTTCCCTTGACCTTAAGATGTGTATGGCCAGTATTTAGCTCACCTATATTAACTGTAAATGCAATTAGGAGCAAttataaaatcggcgcaaatgaaaaaataaaatcagcgcaaaaaaaaaaaaaatcttaattcggcgcaaatgtcatacgctcAACACAATATGTCTACAATTTCATTTAGGTCAGCAAATTTCGATGAAAGAATCAAACTTTCTAAAGGAAACTTTCAATTAAAAGTGAACAGATCTAtgtgatattttattattgtcaCTCATCTTTTTACCAAAGCAGAAAATGTTTTTTcgatttaaattgttttgaacTTCAGGGAACTCGGAAAAGTAAAATTCATAAAGGAATCTTCagaatattgatttattttatgcTATAGCAGGGAAACAAACGTACAGTGACTtctcatttttcttttgatattccgAAAGCATTTTATTAGAGCTATcatctcatattttatttcaaaattcaatcatttattttatcttcTATTTACATTATCATGTCTTTTCTCTGATTAATCCGTGTTAAGtgcgttatttttttttcacaaatttagCTGGAAAACAAGCTCAGTTACCTATcatctttattatatttttttaaatctttaaaaatatatatatcattttggcaaatttgtgaaaaaaattgaTCATTTTGTGTACTGGTGATTAGGACACCCCAGTATAACAAAATTGCTATTCGGGCTTGACAGGATATATGGGCTCATATTCCCTGTGACGATTCCTAATTAACatatactattttaattttcgGAAAATACTGATCGAACGTGAGTTTTCTGAAACCGTTGTTAATAATCACATgataaattcaaaacatatcGTGAGGAAAATtaatttcgtttttgatgcgttttgttttttgattttgccatgtgattatggactttcctaattgattttcctctgagttcagtatttttgtgattttactttttacattttttaaaattgaaaaaaatccccttttgcttttttcatcatgtttgttttttaacttaAGAAAGGCACGTTGTATTTTCCTGACTATAAGTTGCTTTATTCAAGTGGCCATCATAGTCAATGCGTCTTCCTGGTCAAAAGATCTACTCATCCAGGAAGTTTCAATACTATAAAGGACAGGGCCACCAGTATAAACTCACACTATTAGTGGATTGTAATTTGaagagaaattaaaaaagtaagtatttgtttttctttttctttctgtgaTTTAAATCTACCAATcagtaatataataaaataaaaaagaagttttaaAGTTCTTGATAAATGTTGTTGCCTTGCTAAATACACTGACGCTAAAAATCCATAGTTTGTTAAAGAAACGTTTTCGCATAAGAGATTGCATCaacttttaattcaatattctatttaaGTCTCGTCTCTCAAtaacatataatacaaaattacattaataaaattcagaatgaaaataaagatatataaagaCTTCAACcgactcaataaaaaaaaatgattcacaTTTAATTAATTGGGATTATCTCGGAAATTGTATACTTTTTCAATACTGATATGCAGTACAACGGGTAATTTATGGATACAAAATTTCATCAGAACACAAAAATATCGCACATAACATACAATTCGCCTTTATTAGATGGAAAATGATATCAAAACATAAGGAAATATAACTATAAGCGTCAAATAcataaaggaaaaataaaaatcacaaaaaaatgaactccgcaggaaaaattcaaaatggaaagtacttaatcaaatggcaaaatcaaaagataaaacacatcaaacgaatggataacaactgtcatattcctgacttggtactggcattttcatatattgaaaatggtggattgaacttggttttatacacatcttttttttttaaatgtaaaaaaaaaaacccagataaaAGTGGGTGGATTGAATGAATTCTTTATTTGCAGGAAGCATATACATGCTATggcaaacgaaaaaatatatacaatacatgACAAACAAACGACAGTAGTTACAGAGTATATAGTAATATTAAGACAATATATTACGTGATCTTATTTTCCAAACTGCAATTAAATAATTGCTTAGTTTGTtactgtagattttttttaaattacatttatacACCTATAGATGATGTTGAACCTGATCCGTACCATTGCCGTTTGTTTGATGATGCTTCACGTTAGCGAAGGATGTTTTAGACATGACATTAATGATCGAAAATCAGTCCGTGGCACACTAGAACCTCTCGGTGGAAGCAATTATAAAGTTGGTTTGGGATGGAATATGGATTTCAAACGACATGCACATGTAAGATTAAGGGAAGATATTTACCCCGCCCCCTGAACAATAAACAGCAAGCCTTGCTGTAAATCGCCAAGAGTCTGTATAAATTATGAATAGACTTATTTAAAAGAGCTTACGAACAATCTGTCAATTTGACAACTACTAGATCTTAACTCGGAATACCCCAACAATCAACATTACTTTATTATCGTACTGGTCGCAATTTTGGCGTTTGCTTTATTTTCGCatgtttaattttgacattttcattgGGGGCACCAATTGCAAATGAACCAAactaaaactacaataaaaaaacCCCAATTTACGGTAACTGCATgcaagttatattttcatgaacAGAATGTACTCACAGAACACACAACACACTGCAAATACACAAACGAAACCAAACAGGCTTCATAAAATTAAACGAAAAGCATACATAACTCCCTAATATAACACCTTTCACCCTTAAAACGCCATATTTAAGTCAACAGAAGACCTTCAACAGTTATCAAGCGTGCGTGATGATCTGGTATGAAcacttgttaatttattttagtAATAATGTATTGTCCTCAAAATTTTTAATAGTGATTCCTCTTTGAACACAGTCTAGTTGTTATCTTCCTCATGTTGATGACTTTGTTACCATTTTCCTGTTGTTAAAAAGAGTGTGAAAGAGTATACCTTTTCATCTTTTCCGGTAATATTTCAGaagttatatatatgttattatgtCTTTTTGAAATCGCCTTTAAAATATTGTCCCTATTGGTTAGTGGATTGGGATACCGGCCgatgaaatattataaaaacataaaattttgaaaaatctagaagtaagaaaaaaaactgttaacaCAAAATGGCTTTGAAATTATATAGTAGTACGCACATTATTCCtctctatttattttaatttctttacgtgctttttagaaataaacaaattaactatcaaaatatgtaaaatattacaaatctttcaattaatttagGACCACCAGATGTTCAATGTAGATATAGATTATAAAGGTATTTCTGGACGCGACACGCCACTTGACCCATGTGTATTCAATCCGTATGACTTGGATGTCAAAGGTTATATTACGAAAGGGGACTTGGAGAAGATATTCGTTTATTTCGGTGATGAAGTCAACACACCTGAAATTCTTCACACATTTTTTACAGAACTGGACATAGATGAAGGTTTGTTATAGGGTTGTCTTTCGGTTGTTGAGCAATCGGATAATTATTTACGAActtcaaaaaaaaagtaaaatcacaaaaatactgaacttagaaaaaaatcaattcggaaagtccataaccacacggcaaaatcaaataacaaaaccagCGGTTAAATTGTCCTCCTCTTCGCTATATTGAGTAATTCAAGATTAGCATAGCAATATCACCGTTGCTTCGGAGTTTTAATCATTCCAAGGTGTTCATACAAGCTAAAGGCTTTTCAAACCCTGAACATGCATCGAGTCCGAATTCTGACCAAACGTTACTATGTATTTAAACATTAAGCACAGACAAAAATGCCGATACCTTAATTAGGTTTTGATTGAATAAGTTCAAGaataaatatttctgaattCCTGTCAACTCtggatgttttttgttttttgacagATAATCGGAATCCTCTAGTTTaatccatataaataaatgtcaatACAAATTCCGCCCGCTAAcctacttttctttttaattatattatacatatagtttaaaaagcatttttttcaaaattttataaaattcttgttatttttcgtaattgttgaaaaaaaaatgtgccaatgttaaatatatgaaaaatctagagaAAATCATTCCCCAACaaatttcccgccaaattttcaattgattttatctcaaaaccaaatacactgatctttcatgttttttttgctCTCAATTTGATATAGTCTTTTAAATTCAAagattgttattttgaaactggaAATATCTTTCGTAAGTAATTTTGTCCGTATTGGTCATAACATTTTATTCGAAAAGAGCataaaaaatcactatttttgttctaaaaacaatttttccttaaacttttgttaatttttgtacatACTTGTAGACAAAATGGTAACACAAGAGGAATTCGACCTGAAGAAGAAAGATGTCATCACCAAAGAAAGCTGCAGTATAATAAAGGACAAAGATGCAATGGTTGCTGAACAGAACATGACATTgttgaaatgattttaactgTTTATACTTATGTCAATATTTTGCCCTCTTTCCCAGATCTTATATCTAATGCAAACTGCTCTCACAAACAACGCACTGAATTCCAAATGGTTCCAACAGTCAAATGAACGCTTCGATTATAGTTGCCTTGCCTGCCTTGCATTTCActttacttatttatttttttatgtttttttttcttctttcggcaatttatattttcatcaaacttatattgtattgtctttTCTCATTATATTCTACTTAACAGACCATGCCTCAAATAATATAAAGCATTTCTTACACCTttatgtcattatttttttatagaccaattcaaatattaaactttcattgaaattatcattgtttctttttatgaatctgcaaaacaagttttttttagtgCAAATTAGAATGTTGACCTGTAAGTAAATACAACATACGAAACATGTACGTGAATGTAATTTTTGGAAAAGGTAATTTTTTGGTAACATATGAGgtttttagagaaaaaatacgaaaaacgggaaatgaagaaaaacatgatttataGTTACATCTTAAGAATATAAACTGGATGAAGACATAACAATTACCTTGTGTATATATTGTGTGTCCGCTCGTAATTAGTGTGACCATTAAGATAATTTTGGAGTGATATATGTGTGTTAACCTGTTTAAAAACTGTTACCCAATTATGCATCAGtcaacatatcaaaattgaaCTAACACTCGTagcttttttaaactttaaacttttCGTAAACTCCGTAGagtttaaattctgaaaaattgtaaaacgatgaatagtccgagattactctgacgtccgacggctgttttgccagacacgATGGGGCCGTGGTACGTTAGAGctcgtcccatatcaaaaaaacaatttgattatattgacatgattcatttaacATCGTGCTATTACCGAAGAAGGGTATCTGTTacccgaaatatctaatatttgttcattttatagttattagatggtgatgttgtaccctctttgacttgttatatatatacaacatatacaagtcgtctaaacatcaaccaaacaatgttagatctgtaaatttgctttatcaatttttttgtttttccctCGCGAGGtatcgaacccatgctactgagatatcgtgacacctaATCGCCTGCATTGTATCCGATGCGCttgaccacacgaccaccttggCTTCAGGAATTTAAATATTCCacgaattacaaatttataaTGGCTTCTCTGCAGTCTTTttggaaaaaacacaaaatcaaatatcgaCGAAAATACGATATTTCTTCAAACTACGACAAATTGGTACtcacgaaaataaatgtatcCACATTTGTATGTTTGCtgaagaagaaaagaaaaacataaaaaaaactgaactccgaggaaaattcagaCCAGACAAAAaaactaatcaaatggcaaaaacaaaggctcaaacacatcaaacgaatagacacTAACAgtcatattttataatgtagaaaatggtgtaataaACCTGGGTTTATAGCttgcttaacctctcacttgtataaagttcgtataaaattccattatattgacaacgataattgaacaaaacaaacagacgtAATAGGTATAAATGTCAAGCAAAGAGGTACATCACTCAACCTTAATCTGaagtatataaatgtaaatttgacaagtaaAACACGTCTACAATATTTTCCGGATTTAAacaccaaaataataaaaaaaaaaaaagcacaaaaatactgaactccgaggaaaattcaaaacggaaagcccctaatcaaatgtcaagactaaaagctcatacacatcaaacgaaaggataacaaatgtcatattcctgcaTTGGTACAGAATAAACTCTTTTAGAAACTATAAGAAAACGTTTGTATGATTTAATTAGCCAGATTAATCATAAAGTGCATACACTTTGACCTCAGCCACATGTAAGAATTCTGTTCCTCGTATTGTCAATTTCACATAACGTGCCTTTTCTTCATACTGACATCCAAACACAAGATGTTCTCCGAGTTCAGCCGGTCCTGTGTAGTGGGTACATAGATGCAGGTTATTTAGTGAAGTACCAGCCATAATGTCAAGG
It contains:
- the LOC134683983 gene encoding uncharacterized protein LOC134683983, with amino-acid sequence MMLNLIRTIAVCLMMLHVSEGCFRHDINDRKSVRGTLEPLGGSNYKVGLGWNMDFKRHAHDHQMFNVDIDYKGISGRDTPLDPCVFNPYDLDVKGYITKGDLEKIFVYFGDEVNTPEILHTFFTELDIDEDKMVTQEEFDLKKKDVITKESCSIIKDKDAMVAEQNMTLLK